One Budorcas taxicolor isolate Tak-1 chromosome 13, Takin1.1, whole genome shotgun sequence DNA window includes the following coding sequences:
- the CCN5 gene encoding CCN family member 5, whose protein sequence is MRGTFQTHLLAFFLLCLLSKVCAQLCPTPCACPWPPPRCPLGVPLVLDGCNCCRVCARRLGEPCDHLHVCDPSQGLVCQPGAGPGGRGAVCLWGEDDGSCEVNGRLYRDGETFQPHCRLRCRCEDGGFTCVPLCSEDVRLPSWDCPHPRRVEVPGKCCPEWVCDQGRGLGVQPLPAQGPQFSGFVAPPAPGVSCPEWSTAWGPCSTTCGLGVATRVSNQNRFCRLETQRRLCVLGPCPPARGHSPRSRAF, encoded by the exons ATGAGAGGCACATTTCAGACCCACCTCCTCgccttcttcctcctctgtctcctctccaaG GTGTGTGCCCAGCTGTGCCCCACACCATGTGCCTGTCCCTGGCCACCACCCCGATGCCCACTGGGGGTGCCCCTGGTGCTGGACGGCTGCAACTGCTGCCGGGTATGTGCGCGGCGGCTGGGGGAGCCCTGCGACCATCTCCACGTCTGCGACCCCAGCCAGGGCCTGGTCTGCCAGCCCGGGGCGGGCCCTGGAGGCCGGGGGGCCGTGTGCCTCT GGGGAGAAGATGACGGCAGCTGCGAGGTGAACGGCCGCCTCTACCGGGACGGGGAGACCTTTCAGCCTCACTGCAGGCTCCGCTGCCGCTGCGAGGACGGCGGCTTTACGTGTGTGCCCCTGTGCAGCGAGGACGTGCGGCTCCCCAGCTGGGACTGTCCGCACCCCAGGAGGGTGGAGGTCCCGGGCAAGTGCTGCCCCGAGTGGGTGTGCGACCAGGGAAGGGGGCTGGGAGtccagcccctcccagcccaAG GACCCCAGTTTTCTGGCTTTGtcgctcccccagcccctggcgtCTCCTGCCCGGAATGGAGCACCGCCTGGGGTCCCTGCTCCACCACCTGCGGCCTGGGCGTGGCCACCCGAGTGTCCAATCAGAACCGTTTCTGCCGCCTGGAGACCCAGCGCCGCCTGTGCGTACTGGGGCCCTGCCCACCCGCCAGGGGCCACAGCCCAAGGAGCAGAGCTTTTTAG